From Candidatus Paceibacterota bacterium, one genomic window encodes:
- a CDS encoding choice-of-anchor E domain-containing protein, with protein sequence MKSLIKNCIFSLAIAGLFLMVSTVKADTLTYTATHPSSLTEWTDNFVLTQFDPALGSLQSVYIAATETVDMNGTVYNGSTGPQTFNFQAGSMLTVTLPGVLGFLQPSPLAAFIPYVNLPSMTGAPYGPINASQTVNYTYTAPVDMALFTGTGTVTLPGYTLTLQTIAGGGGNISAVLNTYASASVQVVYEYIPVPEPGMISLFAVGAFLLLRRRQ encoded by the coding sequence ATGAAGAGTCTTATCAAGAATTGCATTTTCAGCTTGGCGATAGCGGGCTTGTTCTTAATGGTGAGCACAGTGAAGGCGGACACTCTTACCTATACCGCCACTCATCCCTCCTCCTTAACGGAGTGGACCGATAATTTTGTTCTCACGCAGTTTGACCCGGCGCTGGGCAGCTTGCAGTCGGTATATATCGCTGCGACTGAAACCGTGGACATGAACGGGACAGTCTACAACGGCTCCACTGGCCCGCAGACATTTAATTTCCAGGCCGGTTCTATGCTCACCGTGACCCTGCCGGGCGTGCTGGGGTTCCTGCAGCCTTCCCCGCTGGCAGCCTTTATTCCGTATGTGAATCTGCCCAGCATGACCGGGGCTCCCTACGGGCCCATTAATGCCTCTCAGACTGTCAATTATACTTACACCGCCCCTGTGGACATGGCATTGTTCACTGGAACCGGGACGGTTACTCTGCCAGGCTACACCTTAACTTTGCAGACGATCGCGGGAGGCGGCGGAAACATCTCTGCAGTGCTCAATACCTACGCTAGCGCGAGCGTGCAAGTAGTTTACGAATACATACCTGTGCCGGAACCTGGGATGATCTCACTGTTCGCCGTCGGGGCATTTCTGCTGTTGCGCAGGAGGCAATAG
- a CDS encoding formylglycine-generating enzyme family protein: MYLVKSLNAVAPVSRKQRPSLMHARRVFQRLLLISTLTLFAAFNSASADVPCGVTSVQLYAGITITGAVDRVHAIQTTTTPAQPNSWVDVAILTLPSSPYLYFDTQNPAIGNRFYRAVRVSVTTNMIYIPPGSFTMGSPTSEVDRWPEETQHTVVLTRGFYMGKYPVRQSEYLAVMGVNPSRFPPTNGYPNNLNCPVEQVSWSDATNYCAKFTQQEAAAGRLAPGWHYRLPTEAEWEYVCRAGTTTRFSYGDDPGYVNLTAYAWYWNNGMVTTHPVGQKMPNPWGFSDVHGNVLEWCLDWYGTYPSGTVTDPQGPSSGQDRVCRGGHYFHSAGNCRSAQRDHKTPTMVSDKIGFRLVLAPL; encoded by the coding sequence GAAGCAACGCCCCTCCCTCATGCATGCGCGCCGCGTTTTCCAGCGGCTCTTGCTGATTAGCACGCTGACTCTGTTTGCCGCGTTCAATTCGGCTTCCGCCGATGTTCCTTGCGGCGTGACGAGCGTGCAACTCTACGCGGGAATAACCATCACTGGCGCCGTGGATCGCGTTCACGCGATTCAAACCACCACGACCCCGGCGCAACCGAATTCCTGGGTGGACGTGGCGATCCTCACCCTGCCCAGCAGCCCTTACCTGTATTTCGACACTCAGAACCCCGCCATCGGCAACCGCTTCTACCGGGCGGTCAGAGTGTCTGTCACCACCAACATGATCTACATTCCGCCGGGCAGTTTCACCATGGGCAGCCCGACGAGCGAGGTTGACCGCTGGCCTGAGGAAACACAGCACACAGTGGTGCTGACCCGAGGCTTCTACATGGGCAAATACCCGGTCCGCCAGTCAGAGTACCTGGCGGTCATGGGCGTGAATCCAAGCCGTTTCCCCCCAACCAACGGCTATCCCAACAACCTGAACTGCCCGGTGGAACAGGTGAGTTGGAGCGATGCAACAAATTACTGCGCTAAGTTCACGCAACAGGAGGCTGCGGCCGGACGATTGGCGCCAGGGTGGCACTATCGCCTGCCTACCGAGGCGGAGTGGGAATATGTCTGCCGCGCCGGAACTACCACCCGCTTCAGCTATGGAGATGATCCAGGCTATGTCAACCTGACTGCTTACGCGTGGTACTGGAATAACGGCATGGTCACGACACACCCCGTGGGACAGAAGATGCCCAATCCGTGGGGTTTCTCCGATGTGCACGGCAATGTGCTCGAGTGGTGTCTGGACTGGTATGGAACCTATCCATCCGGGACCGTCACCGATCCGCAGGGGCCAAGTTCAGGCCAGGACCGCGTCTGCCGTGGCGGCCACTACTTCCATTCCGCGGGCAACTGTCGGTCGGCTCAACGCGATCACAAGACCCCAACTATGGTCAGCGACAAGATTGGATTCCGCCTCGTCCTGGCTCCACTGTGA